One part of the Glycine max cultivar Williams 82 chromosome 14, Glycine_max_v4.0, whole genome shotgun sequence genome encodes these proteins:
- the LOC100796251 gene encoding uncharacterized protein, with protein sequence METLRRHFSKKKKDTYCVIGRVKHNGYCKKHPKHHQSPGVCSLCLREKLSQLSSSSSDSHRRISSICSSSSSSLSSSSCYSSASASSSCASPMQCFCFTTTEGKSSSSSVSIFLLSGNDGIIKGRCRPLDIVPRRRDCEGGGFDHHGHDKSANKSGFWFKLLHPKSKRMKECYREDNKQLVRAMSIEIRETMA encoded by the coding sequence ATGGAAACCCTACGAAGACAtttctcaaagaaaaaaaaggacacATATTGTGTTATTGGCCGGGTCAAGCACAATGGCTATTGCAAGAAGCACCCCAAACACCACCAATCACCCGGTGTGTGTTCTctttgtttaagggaaaagcTTTCTCAactatcttcttcttcttctgactCACATAGAAGAATCTCATCTATTTGTTCTTCTAGTTCTTcttctttgtcatcatcatcttGTTACTCCTCAGCTTCAGCCTCTTCTTCATGTGCTTCTCCAATGCAATGTTTCTGTTTCACTACTACCGAGGGGAAGAGTAGTTCTTCTTCGGTCTCGATTTTCCTGCTGAGTGGTAACGATGGAATCATAAAGGGTAGGTGTAGGCCATTGGATATTGTTCCAAGAAGAAGAGATTGTGAAGGTGGTGGTTTTGATCATCATGGTCATGATAAGAGTGCCAACAAAAGTGGATTTTGGTTCAAGTTGCTTCATCCTAAAAGCAAGAGAATGAAGGAATGTTATAGGGAGGACAATAAGCAGCTTGTTCGTGCTATGTCTATAGAAATAAGAGAAACAATggcttaa